CAAGCCCCCCAAACATTGATCTGCACAGTTTAATCTGGCTGGGTAATAGCAGGACCAGGATCTTtgcctaccgagtagctttttaTGCGATGAGTCCTGAAACTATGAGTTCTTCGAGATTGGTTGGTGTCATCCTTGCTCGCATATGCATCCATTCATCCGTTGTTTCCATCATTTGAAGTCTCATATGACCAATCCTGTGTAGATGCCAGCATGATATCAGCATACAAGCCAAAGACGAAACTTATTTGAAACGCTATTCATTCTAATATAAATGCAACATTATAAGGAAGATGCTATGGTCATGAACAGCTTTTCCGTTTGACTCTCCTTATTTTATGTCTAAAGGACTGTAATGGACATAATTCTTCAGTTGAGTGGATGCCGGTCTGTAAATGCATAGTTTCGAGTTTCAGCTTTTTCACAGCTCAATGACCGTATGCATGCATATTTGTGATTAAACTCGCCTCCCCTCATCATTTTTTGCACACAGCGTTGAGAAGATCTTCCATGAAAGAAGGAAAGGCCTATAAAAAGTGATATTTTACTAGTCAACtctagaaaacaaaaaacacacAGAAAAATCATCTGTCATCAGTTGTCCTGATTAGTTCTCAGTTTATGTTTCTGTCCATCCAAGCAATGAGGATCAAGATGTGATGTAGGATGCTTCCATTGAACTTGTTGAAAGCTAAAACACAACCAAGTTTAGTGTTTAGTCATACCTGACGAGGACTCAAAACGGGAGAACATGATCCATAGCTTACAGAGGGAGAACTAGGTCCACGGCTTACAACGGTAGAACTTGGTCCAGGGCTGTAACCATAACCGCTGCTGCTTTCTAAGTTGCTTCCAAAATCCCTTAGCCGGTTAAGCTCTGGCAATACAACCGTCCCAAGATCAGGTCTATCCTTCTTTCGCAGCTCTGCGCACATGAGAGCCAATTTCGCAAATGCTAAAGCCTCTTCCACTGGCCAATCCGGCACTGCTGGATCGAGCATCTCTTCAAACGTTCCCTTCTCGATGGCAGTTCTAACATGGTGGGACAGCCCCATTGCAGGTTGAACTGTGATTATTTGAAGCAACATTATCCCGAAGGAGTACACGTCTGATTTGGTGGTTAATTTGCCCGTCTGTTGATACTCCGGATCTATATAACAAAACGTTCCTGCAGCCGCAGTCAtgtgaaattgtgtgacacTGTCTGCTACAGCAGGGGGGACCAACCTCGCTAGGCCCACGTCACTAATCTTGCTCTTGTAGTTGCGGTCTAAGAGGATGTTGGCTGGTTTGAGGTCCCTATGAACAAGAGGCTCAGGCTTGGATTGGTGGAGAAACAAAAGAGCTGTTGCGATTTCAGCTGCTATATCAAACCGCTTCTGCCACGAAATCGGAGGGGTTTTGCCTTTTCGAAATAGGCGGTCTTCGAGACTGCCACGGTCCATGTATTCGTACACCAAGCATCCGTACTCCGTGCACGCTCCTAAAAGGAGGACCATGTTTGGATGTCTCATACAGCTCAGAACCTCGACCTACATTTTTGGCATAAGCTATTTGCATTATGAGATAAAATGGGAAACACAGAACAGAAATGTTTTGTATAAATTAGCTGAAAATATGTTCTTTCAAATGGTGCGGGTCACTCCACCTACTCCCCCAATCGTGTCATTTCCTCATATTCGGAGATTCTAAAACTGATGGCTCCAGAGATGCATTCATTCAAGCCAGAAGATCTTGGTATGCATTGAGATTACTCAAAGGCTCTAATTCTCATTCATCAGGCCTACCGATCAACAAATCCAAAGAaaactatatattttttcttttcttttttcgtgcGCGCATGGGTGGAACGCAAGCAaccaacaaaaatttatgtacCTCTTGATGGAATTGCCTTTTCCCTTGAACAGCATCAGGTCGTAACACCTTGATTGCTACAGACGTGTGGTCGAGCTTTCCCTTGTATACTGGCCCATATCCGCCTTCACCAATCTTATTTGTCTTCGAGAATCTGTCAGTTGCTTCCTCGATTTCTTCTATGGTGTATCTCCTGTATCGGCTATCATTCTGGTGCAAAGCACTCAGTGCTCgaaccttttcttttgactctAGCTTGGCTTTTATCTCGGCTTGTCTCCTTCTCTGTGCCTCCATTTCAGCTAGCTTCTGCGCCTTCTCTGCTGCTTCAATGGCAGCTTTGCACTTGGCCTTTTCCATATCGGCCAGAGCAAGAGCTGCCTCTTCTGCATGCCTGGCTTCCTCAAACTTACGAACTTCTTGAATCTTCAGCAGATGAAGTTCTTCAGCCTACAAAATAACAATACAATCCCCATGATACTCAGTTACATTCAATACCTTTTCCGTAGCTTCAAAATAGGTGCACCAACGATATACAAAAAGCTTATCCAAGTTGCATGTCCAATATGTCCATTGCCAATTATAGAATGATCTGACAGCATATTAACATGATGTATTTACGAACTAATTAAGAAGTTCCTGTCCTCAAGACAGGAAGTTATGCATAGGCCTCAATCTTGCTTTTTTTAATGCTAACTTATCTTCATCCATCCACAAGTGCCAATTCTTTTACTGTTAAATTGAGGGCTATTGCGAGTATTTGTCAATAATTATATTGTAGAATGAGAATATAACTAGTGAAGGAAGGATTCTGCAATTACCACTCTCTAATAGATCAAGTCGGTGGATTTGTCAAACATTTTGGAAAGTTTCGTAAAATATCGTCTAGATAAATATTAGAAACAAACGGGCACAAAGGGTATCCCCATGAACTATCAAGGAAGCCATCCGtacatcaaaatttgaagacatAATGTTACCTGCTTTTTGGCGGAGAGGGCCTCTTTGCAAGCAGTGCTGTACATGTCCATGGTTTGCTTAAGTTCAAGCTTGAGTCTTTTCATTTCGGCCTCTAGATCTCGCTGTAAAGAGCCACCAATTATGCTCAGATAGTGAAAATTGGATCgaacattttgaaaatatgaTTGTGAACTGCTGTGCATAGACATCGATGCAGTAACTCACAATTATAGAGAGGTTGTACTTACAGAAGATTGAGCGATGGAGGAAGGTGATGGCGAATCTGACTCTACCATACTGAAATCAAATTTCTGGTCCCCAAAATCCATCGATCCTAAAGAAAGAGACCCCGAAATATCACTCTCGTCGGACGTAGAATTTCGCTGTGGCGGAGGACTGAGCCCACGGAAGTCATAATTGTCTAGCGACAGATTCACCACAGCAGCTCGGCTCCTCTCGTTTCCCATACTTAGCATATCCGATCCtgtacttcttcttcttcccctgcCGCTTACAATGATGCATCGAACAACATTAAGACAAACGAAACTTGGCACTTTGACATGTAAGGAAGGCCCTTTATGACGCTTCTAATGAGATCTCCTATTTTCGACATTCTTGAGCATCGCTCGATTTAAAAAGCATGAGTACTCTTAGTCACATGAAACAATCTCATGCGTCCACATTATCTCGCGTTCTATCAACACGCAATGACTCATCGAGTGTAATTCCCACATCTAATAATACATGAAGAGGTACATCTTCTAAAGCGTAAGAGCTGAATTCAGTATCTACTACCTGGCTGTGTCGTGGAGCTTGGTCTGTTCTCGCGAATAAATAGGAGATATGGCGCGAGAACTTGGCTGTCTAGGGGGAGTCGCGGTGTTTACCACAGGCCGTCGTGCTTGCCGGACCGATACTACCTTCCCTTTTGAAATCACATACACGCTACAAAAGTCGGGCGCGGATTTCGAAACGGAGGTTGACACATCGGTGTACTTCAACTTTCTAAGtgcaagaaagagagaaccAACTCAATTTTTTCATCACTGTTTGataggggaaagagagagagagagagaaagagagagacctgGCGAGAGTGTTGCGACTCGCTGCGCCCATGACGACGCTTGTGATGCAGTTGTTTGCGATATATTCCAAAAGGCCTTTGGCAACATCGTTCTCCTCAACGACCACTTCCTTTATTTGAACCTAAAGCAAGTTTTACCTAGAGAATGAATCTGATTCGTTTGCATTCATCAATCGACATCCATTTCCCAAAAATGATCTTCCGTTAACCGTTTTGCCATTTCTTGTCTATCGAATATAAGTAGAAGTGATTAATGTTCAAAACCGGATGATGCTGCTGCTGcatctaaaagcttaaacttaGAAACTAAGGCCTTGTGATTCATGGAACATCAGCTGCAATTAGATAAGGAAGCAGATAAAGAAACCTAATGCCATGTTGATGTCGAGGGTGGTGATATCCAGGGATTGTCCAGAATCACAATAACCCTGAAATCCGAACCACGACTTGATCTAGACTCTCGTACTTCGACATGTAAAATGTTCGATTTGTGCATGAGAACGAGAAACTGGCGTACCCGTTTTCGAGCGCTGTATCCCCGGTACATGACGAACAGATCTCGCGAATCTCCGTCCACTGGGTCTCCAACAACATCAGTGCCGGAAGCGACTGCAGAATCACATTAATAACATCTCAGGCGCGGACAAAAGCCAAACGGTCGGCACGCGAAATCCATTTCAATCAAGAATCCTCATTGTCATCGCGTGAACGACGGGCGTGAATTCGAGAAACCAACCGAGAGAGATCGAGGGTACCTACTGTGATGCGAATTCTTGTGCCTGACGTGGATCAGGGCCATAACCAACCCGCTGACCCCGAGGTGGTCGATGGCCCACCTCACAGCGTGCGGGCTGTTCTTGTCCCTGTCGATGGCCACGGCCACGGAGGCGGTgcccgcggcggcggcggcgtggtcAGCCAACAGCTGGGACGAGGCCATCTCGCGGACCGGCGAGCGGGGGACAGGGCTGTGGCCACggctgctgctgccgctgctgctgccgctgGTGGCGTCGGACCTGTCTactactcctcctcctcctcctcctccttgatGGGTGGAGGAGCCGGTCGTGGGGTTACTGCAGCCGATGCCGTTGACGCCCCCGATGGTTGGGAAAAGGGAGTACGGATAAAGGAAGCTCATCGCGCCTGCGGTTTGAGGGTGGGGGTCTTTTGTTGTCTGCTTTCCTCGGCGGACATCGAAGATAATTAACGAACTTTACCTAATTTGCGCGCCAAAGGTTCGAACCTATTTTTAGGCAGTTTGACCAGGTCTTCGTTATCTTAAATAAATCGTTGTGATCGTGATTGGGAAGATAAGTTGAGCTGGCAAGTTGACACGTCACCCCCCGTCCCCGTCGATTTGGATGGACAAGGGCCGAGATAGTGGGTAATTGCTTGTTTTTGTctggatatatttttttttgtttttataaaatGCCCAGAAAtctatttacttttttaaaaatatgcgAGCTTATTACGTAAATGAGAAAATGGTGAAAGGAGTCGTTGAGTTAAAGTGTAAGAACCATTTTGGATAAATTGAAATGGAACCATATTACTTTTTAAGTCAAAATTCGGAAATCATTGGTATTATTATCCTTTtataaatttactctaatttGTCCATGACAGTTAGGgcaatatttaattttaattgaatgatGTGATAATTAATCGATGTTCTTAATTCCACGTCACTAATTGGTCCAATTGATGCTTACATGGTCTCATCGTTTTTTATTATATGTTTGGTGAGAGGAGTAATgtgaataaattagaaaaaaaaaataacataaatgatctttaaattttatcttaatatataaaatagtccataaatttttaatttatttattgtggtACTCAAACTTTAACTTAATGTATAACATAaactctaaaattttaatttattcggcgtaatccttgaatttttagtgcacgctcaatttaatttttgaacttttaagataagatcaatttagttcttaaactatataaaattgttAACATCATTCTcgaatttaaattaataaaaatgcagcaccataagtttaagattacattgaacaaattaaaaatttagagatttcCTTATATGTCAAGCTAAAGTTTAAGGATATTTGTATAACTGTCCTATAAAATCATATGGCGGAGGggcataattgaaaaagaaaaatattcaacGACAACAGCTCAGGGACCGGCGGCCGACGGCGTCGTTAGGGGTGTTCTTCTTCCCCAGCCGAGCTCCAGAAAGACCTGGAAATCGCGGGCGGCGGAAGATTCGCCTTCGTCGAGATCGGCGCggggagctccggcgaggatTCGAGTAGAAGATGTCGACCGTGTACGTGTTGGAGCCGCCGACGAAGGGGAAGGTGGTGCTGAACACGACGCACGGCCCGCTCGACGTCGAGCTCTGGCCGAAGGAAGCGCCCAAGGCCGTACGGAACTTCGTCCAGCTCTGCCTCGAGGGCTACTACGACAACACCATCTTCCACCGCATCATCAAGGACTTCCTCGTCCAAGGCGGCGATCCCACCGGCTCCGGCacaggtcctctctctctctctctctctctctcggtgttGAAATCAAATTGCAGGGTTTTGAGCAAAACGAATTGGTTCGGTAGGGTTTTGTTGATACTTGTTGTTGCTGGTGATGGCTGGTGTGTTGTTGCTGTTCTATTGCGTTAGTTCGTGTGACGGTAGAGATTGGATTGGAGTCTGAAGATTGGGAACGCCTGGGGCAACAGCGGGGTGCTGATTGTTTAGCTCGGTCGAGAGCGGTTTTTCAGATGTGAAGTTTATTTGCTTGTTCCTGTAGTGGAAATTGCTGGAAATGTATCTGTTTTTAGGTGTTAGCAGTGTCAAATTGGATTGCTTTGGCGGCCGGTCTATTTACTTCTGTGAAGCAATTGGCTTTTGTGATTAATGAAATGGATTTTGGACCTATACGCCCTGGTTATTCAGGGTTTATGTGGCAATGCGCCAGCTGGATCTTCTAGGCTAGAAGTGCGCTGCATTTGTTGGTTGGATGAGAAATTCCTTGTGATGGATTTTCCACTGAGATCGGCAAGTGTGGTGATTTCAGGTGGCGAAAGTATTTATGGGGATGCGTTTTCTGATGAGTTTCATTCACGTTTGAGGTTCAAGCACAGAGGTTTAGTGGCTTGTGCCAATGCGGGATCACCACACTCCAATGGGAGTCAGTTTTTTATCACATTGGATCGATGTGACTGGCTTGACCGGAAAAATACCATTTTTGGAAAGGTAAACATGTGATGAGTCACGAGCGTTATGTAGATTGCGAgttgtttgataattttttgcttttcagaTAACTGGCGATTCCATATACAATCTTAGTGGATTAGCTGAGGTCGAAACTGACAAGAGTGATCGCCCGTTGGATCCACCTCCCAAAATTATCTCAGTGGAGGTAGGTTCTTGTCATGCTTGTAAGAGTCTTTGAAGAATTGTAACTAGATGTACAGCATGATGTTGCTTCTCTGAGGTTATCCCAAATCCAGATTTCTATGATGGTTTGCTCACTGCTTCTTTTATCAACCCGATTATGTTAGTTTTGCCTGCTCCTCAGTGACCTTAgttgctcttttttcttttttctttctggtaTAACAATTCACTACACCAGGTACTCTGGAACCCTTTCGAAGATATTGTTCCTAGAGCACCAGTGAGGTCTTTGGTTCCAACTGTACCTGATGTTCAAAATAaagaaccaaagaaaaaggCCGTAAAGTAAGATGTTCTTCACTTATATGATATGACTGAAGCAGGGAAATCCATAACTTCCCCACAGCTATTCGAGAACATAATTGTCTTACTGGTTCTTTGTAGAAAGCTGAACTTACTTTCATTTGGAGAGGAagctgaagaggaggagaaggcatTGGTTGTTGTTAAACAGAAGATCAAGAGCAGTCACGATGTGCTTGATGATCCTCGCTTGCTGAAAGAACATATACCAAGTAAACAATCGGTAATTAGATAGTTGCTTTTATGGTACTATAGCTGGAGACATAGAGAATAGCTTTACTTTTTCTTGAGAAAACCTTGGTCCTCCATTCTGAGTGGGGAGTTGCATTTGCAGTGTCTTATTCTATGCAGGCGCAACATTTTCTATCTGTTATACTTGTTTTTCCATAGATTATTTACTCTTAGTGATGCCAATTGTGAATTGCAGGACTCATCTGACAGCAAAACCGCAAGGGATGTCCAATCTGTTAGAGAAGCTTTAAGCTCAAAGAAACAGGAGCTGCAGAAAGAGTCCGGAgctgaattttcaaattcattcaGGGAAATTGCCGATGATGAagatgacgatgacgacgatGCGAGCTTTGATGCAAGAATGCGTAGGCAAATACTTCAGAAAAGAAAGGAGCTGGGTGATCTCCCTCCAAAGCCAAAGCCAAAGTCGCGTGATGGTACTGAATTAATTCCTGTTTTGCCGACATGAAGACTTTTACTATTTTCAGTCGCTTCTGTGAAcgtcaacaaaagaaaacatagtGTCTCAGATAGATTGCTTTTTCTATGTTTATGGCATCAAACTTTGAACTGAAAATCATGAGTAGAGAATCAATCAATGGATATAATGGAAGTTGCATAGTAGTGTGATTGTGTTTGAAGGGAATAATGTAGACAATGTTGCTGATGTGAACCAAATGTAGACATTTTTGGAAGATGAATCTCACTTCAACCACATATTTCATCTAGGAAATGAATTGAGGAAAAAGCAGGAGTCAATACCCTTACTCATGATGTCAACTATAT
This genomic stretch from Eucalyptus grandis isolate ANBG69807.140 chromosome 3, ASM1654582v1, whole genome shotgun sequence harbors:
- the LOC104438962 gene encoding U-box domain-containing protein 51, which translates into the protein MSFLYPYSLFPTIGGVNGIGCSNPTTGSSTHQGGGGGGGVVDRSDATSGSSSGSSSRGHSPVPRSPVREMASSQLLADHAAAAAGTASVAVAIDRDKNSPHAVRWAIDHLGVSGLVMALIHVRHKNSHHIASGTDVVGDPVDGDSRDLFVMYRGYSARKRVQIKEVVVEENDVAKGLLEYIANNCITSVVMGAASRNTLARKLKYTDVSTSVSKSAPDFCSVYVISKGKVVSVRQARRPVVNTATPPRQPSSRAISPIYSREQTKLHDTARGRRRSTGSDMLSMGNERSRAAVVNLSLDNYDFRGLSPPPQRNSTSDESDISGSLSLGSMDFGDQKFDFSMVESDSPSPSSIAQSSRDLEAEMKRLKLELKQTMDMYSTACKEALSAKKQAEELHLLKIQEVRKFEEARHAEEAALALADMEKAKCKAAIEAAEKAQKLAEMEAQRRRQAEIKAKLESKEKVRALSALHQNDSRYRRYTIEEIEEATDRFSKTNKIGEGGYGPVYKGKLDHTSVAIKVLRPDAVQGKRQFHQEVEVLSCMRHPNMVLLLGACTEYGCLVYEYMDRGSLEDRLFRKGKTPPISWQKRFDIAAEIATALLFLHQSKPEPLVHRDLKPANILLDRNYKSKISDVGLARLVPPAVADSVTQFHMTAAAGTFCYIDPEYQQTGKLTTKSDVYSFGIMLLQIITVQPAMGLSHHVRTAIEKGTFEEMLDPAVPDWPVEEALAFAKLALMCAELRKKDRPDLGTVVLPELNRLRDFGSNLESSSGYGYSPGPSSTVVSRGPSSPSVSYGSCSPVLSPRQDWSYETSNDGNNG
- the LOC104436322 gene encoding peptidyl-prolyl cis-trans isomerase CYP57 codes for the protein MSTVYVLEPPTKGKVVLNTTHGPLDVELWPKEAPKAVRNFVQLCLEGYYDNTIFHRIIKDFLVQGGDPTGSGTGGESIYGDAFSDEFHSRLRFKHRGLVACANAGSPHSNGSQFFITLDRCDWLDRKNTIFGKITGDSIYNLSGLAEVETDKSDRPLDPPPKIISVEVLWNPFEDIVPRAPVRSLVPTVPDVQNKEPKKKAVKKLNLLSFGEEAEEEEKALVVVKQKIKSSHDVLDDPRLLKEHIPSKQSDSSDSKTARDVQSVREALSSKKQELQKESGAEFSNSFREIADDEDDDDDDASFDARMRRQILQKRKELGDLPPKPKPKSRDGISARKERETSISRDKDDDDDDDQPRVEKLSLKKKGIGSEARGERMANADADLQLLNDAERGRQLQKQKKRRLRGREDEVLTKLETFKASVFGKPLASSAKVGDGDGDLSDWRSVKLKFAPEPGKDRMTRNEDPNDYVVVDPLLEKGKEKFNRMQAKEKRRGREWAGKSLT